ATGATCGGCCCCGATCCGACCAACTATGTCGGTACCTCCATGCATGCATGGTATCCCGACTACTTTTTTCACAAGGGCGGAATCATAAACTTCACACGATTTATCGCGAGCTATTACGGCGACAAGGGGGTTCGGTGCAATTGCGTAAGCCCCGGCGGCCTGTACCAGCCTTCCATGCCCGAAGCCTTCGTCAATAACTACTGCAGCAGGACGATATTCGACCGTCTTGCGAACGATACCGATCTCAAAGGGGTTATCGTCTTCCTGGCATCGGACGCATCTGCCTATATCACCGGTGTCAACATCCCTGTGGACGGCGGATATACAGCGAAATAAGGCCCGGAATCATCGAAAGAAAAACGCCGGGAATCACGATCGCTCGTTTTTGTAGACCACGACGCCCCCGACAATTGTATACCGCAGCTCCAGCTGCCGGTCGAGTATGATGATGTCTCCGTCCCGGCCCTCCGCTATTTCTCCCTTGTTGAGTCCCATGAGCTCCGCGGGCGTTTTGGAACACACACGGCTTGCAGTTGCGATATCTTTCCCGAAAAGCTTTAATGCGTTTCGGAAGCTGTCGAGAGGAGTGAGTGCGCTTCCGGCGAGCTCCATGTTGCGGTCGAGCATGCGGACACCGTTGTTACAGCCGTCGATCTCCACATTGCCCCAGCTTCCCGGCAGGGTGTACCGTCCCGGAGGAAGACCGGCGCCGTAGTTGCTGTCGGTGACGAATACGAGACGTCCGGGTGTTTTGCACCGGAACGTTTTCTCGACGAGGAGAGGATGGACATGGGTGCCGTCGCCGATGATCTCGCAGGTTACGCGGTCCTCGACGAGCAGATAGTCGACGAGCCCTGCCGGATAAACCCCGG
The nucleotide sequence above comes from bacterium. Encoded proteins:
- a CDS encoding SDR family oxidoreductase, which translates into the protein MIGPDPTNYVGTSMHAWYPDYFFHKGGIINFTRFIASYYGDKGVRCNCVSPGGLYQPSMPEAFVNNYCSRTIFDRLANDTDLKGVIVFLASDASAYITGVNIPVDGGYTAK